A single region of the Sorghum bicolor cultivar BTx623 chromosome 7, Sorghum_bicolor_NCBIv3, whole genome shotgun sequence genome encodes:
- the LOC8067817 gene encoding uncharacterized protein LOC8067817, translating into MAAKARTTHHSLFSLLGVLLLVPIVTLGGGADGGVVGSPSRCPRIPSMTAQQACSDVSGTQHMLELCLRTLRRGVPVPVPVTRHAAVAVRGALDAYAATVAAATSLLDGGAVPADDERAAFGNCMVGYGSARVAMARVADDLRLVAAGGGGGCDDDRAAELKAGYTAGLRGMDGCTRGMLDYPASPLYARNLADRNMTLLAALLCSLVP; encoded by the coding sequence ATGGCCGCCAAAGCTAGAACCACCCACCACTCTCTCTTCTCCCTCCTCGGCGTCCTCCTCTTGGTACCCATCGTCAccctcggcggcggcgcagaTGGCGGCGTCGTCGGCAGCCCTAGCCGGTGCCCTCGCATCCCGTCCATGACGGCGCAGCAGGCATGCAGCGATGTCTCCGGGACGCAGCACATGCTCGAGCTCTGCCTCCGCACGCTCCGCCGCGGCGTACCGGTACCAGTACCCGTCACCCGGCACGCCGCGGTGGCCGTGCGCGGCGCGCTGGACGCGTACGCGGCAACGGTGGCCGCGGCGACGTCGCTGCTGGACGGTGGCGCGGTCCCCGCGGACGACGAGAGGGCCGCGTTCGGCAACTGCATGGTGGGCTACGGCAGCGCCCGCGTGGCCATGGCGCGCGTCGCCGATGACCTGCGCCTGGttgcggccggcggcggcggcggctgcgacGACGACCGGGCCGCGGAGCTCAAGGCGGGGTACACGGCCGGGCTCCGTGGCATGGACGGGTGCACGAGGGGCATGCTCGACTACCCGGCGTCGCCGTTGTACGCCAGGAACCTCGCCGACCGGAACATGACCTTGCTCGCCGCCTTGCTCTGCAGCCTGGTGCCTTGA